The Sulfurospirillum diekertiae genomic sequence AACGTGACATCACGACAGGTGGCAGTACCTATGCCGTGATGATAGGACTTTGTACCCACTTAGGATGTATCCCAACATGGATGCCGGCAACGAAACAATTTAAGTGCGCCTGTCATGGTGGAGAGTTTGATGCAAGTGGTATCAATACGTTTGGACCACCGCCAAGACCAATGGACATTCCTCCTTTTAAAATAGACGGAGCAAAACTTGTTCTTGGTGAAGAAGGACCAGAGTATAAAAAACTTGTTCCTAAGAAAGCGTAAAGGAGACAAACGTGGCAGAAATTAGAAAAGCGACAGGCTTTATCGATTGGCTCGATCAGCGATTAGCAGTGAATAAGTTCATCAAAGTCATGATGACAGAGTATTGGATTCCTAAAAACATCAACTTCCTTTGGGCAATGGGTGTTGTGTTGATGGTTCTTTTTATGGTTCTGATTGTTTCGGGAATCTTCCTTTTAATGTACTACAAACCCGACATTAAACTCGCATTTGATAGTGTTAACTATACGATTATGCAAGAGGTAGAGTACGGCTGGTTATGGCGTCATATGCACGGTGTTGCAGCGTCTGCTATTTTCCTTGTCATTTACATTCACATGTTTACGGGTATCTATTACGGTTCGTATAAAAAAGGCCGTGAGGTTATTTGGCTTACGGGTATGGCACTTTTTGGTATGTTCTCAGCTGAAGCGTTCAGTGGATACATGCTTCCATGGGGACAAATGAGCTACTGGGCAGCCCAAGTTATTACCAACCTTTTTGGCGGTATTCCTGTCATTGGTGATGCTTTGGTTATTTGGATCAGAGGGGACTTCTTAGTTGCAGATGCAACCTTAACACGTTTTTTCATGTTACATGTACTCCTCCTTCCATTGGTTATTCTTTTACTTATTGCCGTTCACTTCTACTCTTTAAGAATGCCTCACGTCAATAACCAAGATTCTGAAGAGTTCGATTTTGATGTTGAATCTAAAAAATACCTTGATGGTAAAAAAGTTGAATCTAAAGTGGTACCTTTCTGGCCAGTGTTCCTCTCCAAAGATTTCTTTGTTGTAGGGGTTGCCCTTACCATTTTCTTCTATCTTGTCTGTTTCCATTTTGACTTTGCCATGGATCCTATTAACTTTGAGCCAGCTAACAATATGAAAACACCTCCGCACATCTACCCTGAGTGGTACTTCTTGTGGAGTTATGAAGTGCTTCGTGGTTTCTTCTTTGATATTGCAGGTGTTCCTGCGATGAAAATTGGTTTAGCAGCGTTTGGTTTTGCGAACGTAATCTTTATGCTTCTTCCATTCCTTGATAGAAATCCTATGCATACTGCACCAGCGCATAAACGTCCTGCGTTTTTCATCTGGTTCTGGTTACTCTTGATTGACATGATCGTTCTTACCGTTTATGGCAAACTACCACCAACAGGAAACAATGCATGGGTTGGCTTTGGTGCAACTATTGTCTTTCTTGCCTTGTTTATTCTGCTTCCAATTATCACGAAAATGGAAGCGAACTGTAAATGTAATAATGGAGGTTGCAAATGAGAGAGTTAAAAATATTAGCCGTTGTAATCTTCTTTACAGCCGTTGTGTATTGGGGCGTAGAACCTTTTGCTCATTCCCAAATGCACCCTCATGTTGCTCCTGCAGATTTTGCGTTTAAAGATCTCGGTGCCTCTGATAAAAAAGGTGATGCCACCAAAGGTGCTGAAACCTTTTTAAGTGCTGGATGTACGGGGTGTCATGGTATTGCTTCTCAAGGAATGCCAGCTCCCATGGATAATGCAAGTGCTTCTGCAACGTTTGGTGTTGTTCCTCCAGATCTTAGCACAGCAGGTGCTTTATACGATAAAAACTTCCTTGTGGCACTGATTAAAAACCCAACGAAGGCACTTAACGTTGAACATAAGTTTAATGAGACACGTCCTCATCCAATGATCCAATTCTTTGGTTTGGGTGGAGACTTAGATCAAGAAGTCGCAGATATTGTTGCGTATCTTCAAAGTATTGCGCCTGTCGCTCCAATGGATGATAAAAAAGTCTTTGCTGATGCATGCCAACGATGCCATGATATGAAGTATGACAAAATCATGAGTACTACGGATAAAGATGCTTTAAAAGCGTATATGGGAACCATTCCTCCTGATCTTTCAATGATGATTCGCTCTAAAGGTGCTGAGTATCTTACAACATTCATTAACAACCCACAAAAACAACTAGCAGGTACGTCTATGCCTCGCGTTGGGTTGAGTGAAAAAGCTCAAAACCAAGTGATCACGTATATGGAAAAAGTGGGCGACAGCAAAAAAGCTGAAAGAGACGATCTTGGGTATAAACTCATTGGTTATATGGCGCTCTTTACACTACTCGCTTATCTTTGGAAAGTCAAAATCTGGAGAGAAGTTCACTAGAACTTTTAGTACATCTAACGCCACCTTTCCGGGTATCTATTAAGGTGGCGTTTTTACTTGTTTAAGGAATGCTTTCATGTCTACTAAAGCTAGTCCATACTTTTTAAATCTTAAAAGCGTATTCTGCGATAATATGAATCAATATGCCTTTATAAAACACTATACCACGAATGAAGTGCTTTATCAACAAGGTGATGTGCCCTTTAACCTTTATATCTTTATTTCTGGACAGTTGAAAATATTGAACAAAACACAACAAATGATGCACTGTTCTGTTGGTGAATTTATAGGGGCACATGCTAATTTTGCCAATATTTGTTATCCTGAAACTGTCAAATTTCTTTCAGCTGGGCAAATTTTAGTCATTCAATTTGATTATTTTAAAGAAAGAATAGTGCACTATCCAATACTTTTTGGAAAGATTATTGAAGGATTACTTCAAAAACAAAAAATTATAACCAATATCTCTGATCAACAATTTTCACATGTCTTAATTAATTCATACCCTGCTAAGAGTGGTCATCTTTGATGCTCTTATCCCTTCGTGAAAATTCTTCGTATAAGTGATTTTATGATCAAAAGTAGCGCAGAAAGAGATATGTATTTTTGAAGATTATAAGGTGATTTGTAAACTTGATATTACAAAATATATGAAGGTAATATGAAACCTTACTAAAGGGAGTGAATAATGGCTAGTTGCATACAACCCTCCAAGCCAAGGAAGAAAAGAGCAAGTGTTTTTGATGTCTATAAAGACCAAATCATTGAAATGTTAAGTTATAAAAGTAGTGTGCCTTTTATTGCAAAAGAAATTAATAGAGAAGGTAAAGTGAATGTGAGTTCTGCTGGACTCATGGCTTATATTAAGCGAGAAAATTTGATGCCAACTGGAATATAAAAAAAGATATATGGTTAAGTGATAGTCTTGTTTTATGATCCATTTATGCCTATATAGTCTAACTTAAAAACATTATTACAAAGAGGAAAGCTATGTATAATTTTCAATTGTTATTGCATAATTATGCTTTTAATGAGAATGACGTACGTATTCTAAAAGAGCTTTCTCCTTTAGCTCGTACTAACGTTGATGATTTTTTGATCCTCTTTTATAAACGTATTTTTACATTTGAGCATGCTTCTCATTTCTTATCGAATGACACCATTATCCAACGTCATCGTAGAAAAATTAGAGCATGGTTTTTGAGGTTGTTTAATGGCATTTACGATGAAGCTTACTTTGAGATGCTCCATCGAATCAGTCAAACACATGTACGTATTGCCTTACCAAACCATTATGTCAATGCAGCGTTGCATGTTGTACGCTCTTTTTTACGAGAAATGCTCATTTCGCATCAGCGTATTGATGCCTTAAAAAGTGTGGACAAATTGATTGATATGCATATTGATGCACTGAGTGGAATTTATAATGCTACCGAACAAACAGATATTCTCAAAACGATTAAA encodes the following:
- the petA gene encoding ubiquinol-cytochrome c reductase iron-sulfur subunit; the protein is MAVEQSRRDFIGMAFGGFAAAGGIIALGAMKKTWDPLPSVQSAGFITVDLSPMKEGEVQTIQWRGKPIFILKKSADMPKNEKRDITTGGSTYAVMIGLCTHLGCIPTWMPATKQFKCACHGGEFDASGINTFGPPPRPMDIPPFKIDGAKLVLGEEGPEYKKLVPKKA
- a CDS encoding cytochrome b, with protein sequence MAEIRKATGFIDWLDQRLAVNKFIKVMMTEYWIPKNINFLWAMGVVLMVLFMVLIVSGIFLLMYYKPDIKLAFDSVNYTIMQEVEYGWLWRHMHGVAASAIFLVIYIHMFTGIYYGSYKKGREVIWLTGMALFGMFSAEAFSGYMLPWGQMSYWAAQVITNLFGGIPVIGDALVIWIRGDFLVADATLTRFFMLHVLLLPLVILLLIAVHFYSLRMPHVNNQDSEEFDFDVESKKYLDGKKVESKVVPFWPVFLSKDFFVVGVALTIFFYLVCFHFDFAMDPINFEPANNMKTPPHIYPEWYFLWSYEVLRGFFFDIAGVPAMKIGLAAFGFANVIFMLLPFLDRNPMHTAPAHKRPAFFIWFWLLLIDMIVLTVYGKLPPTGNNAWVGFGATIVFLALFILLPIITKMEANCKCNNGGCK
- a CDS encoding c-type cytochrome — protein: MRELKILAVVIFFTAVVYWGVEPFAHSQMHPHVAPADFAFKDLGASDKKGDATKGAETFLSAGCTGCHGIASQGMPAPMDNASASATFGVVPPDLSTAGALYDKNFLVALIKNPTKALNVEHKFNETRPHPMIQFFGLGGDLDQEVADIVAYLQSIAPVAPMDDKKVFADACQRCHDMKYDKIMSTTDKDALKAYMGTIPPDLSMMIRSKGAEYLTTFINNPQKQLAGTSMPRVGLSEKAQNQVITYMEKVGDSKKAERDDLGYKLIGYMALFTLLAYLWKVKIWREVH
- a CDS encoding cyclic nucleotide-binding domain-containing protein, with translation MSTKASPYFLNLKSVFCDNMNQYAFIKHYTTNEVLYQQGDVPFNLYIFISGQLKILNKTQQMMHCSVGEFIGAHANFANICYPETVKFLSAGQILVIQFDYFKERIVHYPILFGKIIEGLLQKQKIITNISDQQFSHVLINSYPAKSGHL